One stretch of Cervus canadensis isolate Bull #8, Minnesota chromosome 5, ASM1932006v1, whole genome shotgun sequence DNA includes these proteins:
- the VAMP8 gene encoding vesicle-associated membrane protein 8 produces the protein MEASGGGDDRVRNLRNEVEGVKNIMTQNVERILARGENLDHLRNKTEDLEATSEHFKTTSQKVARKFWWKNVKMIVLICVIVFIIVLFIVLFATGAIPT, from the exons ATG GAGGCCAGTGGCGGTGGAGATGACCGTGTGCGGAACCTCCGGAATGAAGTGGAAGGGGTCAAGAATATCATGACCCAGAATGTGGAGCGGATCCTGGCCCGGGGAGAGAACCTGGACCACCTTCGCAACAAGACAGAGGATCTGGAAGCCACA TCAGAGCACTTCAAGACCACGTCACAGAAGGTGGCTCGGAAGTTCTGGTGGAAGAACGTGAAGATGATTGTCCTCATCTGTGTGATTGTTTTTATCATCGTCCTCTTCATCGTGCTTTTTGCCACCGGTGCCATCCCCACTTAG